In Acomys russatus chromosome 26, mAcoRus1.1, whole genome shotgun sequence, a genomic segment contains:
- the Cmtm3 gene encoding CKLF-like MARVEL transmembrane domain-containing protein 3, translating to MWPPDAEPEPNPESADSPRSGRTVPGLRALLPARAFLCSLKGRLLLAESGLSFITFVCYVVSSASAFLTVPLLEFLLAVYFLFADAMQLNDKWQGLCWPMMDFLRCVTAALIYFVISVTAVAKYSDGAYKAAGVSGRPTYPSVEIANSVPSLGLWFIPLATPTSTSGTWAFPAPA from the exons ATGTGGCCCCCGGACGCAGAACCGGAGCCCAATCCGGAGTCCGCGGACAGCCCCCGAAGTGGCCGTACAGTGCCGGGACTCCGCGCCCTGTTGCCCGCGCGTGCCTTCCTCTGCTCTCTCAAAGGCCGCCTCCTGCTGGCCGAGTCG GGTCTTTCCTTCATTACCTTCGTCTGCTATGTGGTGTCCTCGGCATCAGCCTTCCTCACGGTGCCTCTGCTGGAGTTTCTGTTGGCGGTTTACTTCCTCTTTGCTGATGCCATGCAACTGAATGACAAGTGGCAGGGCTTGTGCTGGCCCATGATG GACTTCCTGCGCTGTGTCACCGCTGCCCTCATCTATTTCGTCATCTCCGTCACTGCTGTTGCTAAATACTCAGACGGGGCTTACAAAGCAGCTGGAGTGAGTGGCCGCCCTACCTACCCCTCTGTGGAGATAGCCAACAGTGTCCCTTCCCTGGGGCTCTGGTTCATCCCCCTTGCAACACCCACTTCCACAAGTGGGACCTGGGCATTTCCTGCCCCTGCTTAG